One Chryseobacterium indoltheticum DNA segment encodes these proteins:
- a CDS encoding vWA domain-containing protein produces MNRRLLAYFLLDTSGSMNGEPIQALNNGFNGLISALRSDPQAMDTLYLSVTTFDREVKNIIPMVDLASFHPMEITCPDSGPTHTGAALELVSALLQVDLIKGSTEVKGDWKPLLFIFTDGKPSDIQKYRQMIPVIKNMDFGVIVGCAAGPKADESFLKELTDNVVKLDTTDAATLSSFFKWVSSSITMGGKSQGTGENISLPPPPSELNIII; encoded by the coding sequence ATGAACAGAAGATTATTAGCGTATTTTCTGCTGGATACTTCCGGCTCGATGAATGGCGAACCCATTCAGGCGCTGAACAATGGTTTCAACGGATTAATAAGTGCGCTCCGCTCAGATCCGCAAGCGATGGATACATTGTATTTAAGTGTCACTACTTTCGATCGTGAAGTAAAAAATATTATTCCGATGGTTGATTTGGCGAGTTTTCACCCAATGGAAATCACGTGTCCCGATAGCGGTCCAACTCACACAGGAGCAGCCTTGGAATTGGTTTCAGCATTACTTCAGGTAGATTTAATTAAAGGATCAACTGAAGTAAAAGGCGACTGGAAGCCTCTTCTTTTTATTTTCACCGATGGTAAACCTTCAGATATTCAAAAATACAGACAGATGATTCCTGTAATTAAAAATATGGATTTTGGTGTCATTGTTGGATGTGCTGCAGGTCCAAAAGCTGATGAAAGCTTCCTGAAAGAACTCACCGATAATGTAGTAAAACTAGATACAACCGATGCTGCAACCTTATCTTCATTTTTTAAATGGGTAAGTTCATCCATCACCATGGGTGGAAAATCACAAGGAACAGGCGAAAACATCAGCCTTCCACCACCACCATCAGAATTGAATATTATTATTTAA
- a CDS encoding TerD family protein yields the protein MAINLQKGQTIDLRKNDRGESVYDLSQVTIGLGWDVRKQGGFFGKMFSKEAEYDLDAVAFLLDGNGKVANLGRTVQTNDGRQMGLYQGDVIYFNSMQHPSGHIWLTGDNRTGAGDGDDEQIIVKLEQLDERYQKIIFVVTIYMGRKNNQHFGMIDNAFIRAVDARGKEITKYSLSGDASMNGMCSMVFAEAYRHNGDWKFRALGEPNHTDSFVDILKNYSY from the coding sequence ATGGCAATTAATTTACAGAAAGGTCAAACGATAGATTTAAGGAAAAACGACCGTGGAGAAAGTGTTTATGACCTGTCTCAGGTAACCATCGGTTTAGGATGGGATGTTCGTAAACAAGGAGGTTTTTTCGGGAAAATGTTCAGTAAAGAAGCAGAATATGATTTGGATGCAGTTGCTTTTCTTCTTGATGGAAACGGAAAAGTTGCCAACTTAGGAAGAACGGTTCAGACTAATGACGGAAGACAAATGGGATTGTATCAAGGAGATGTAATTTATTTCAATTCGATGCAGCATCCAAGTGGTCATATCTGGTTAACCGGAGATAACAGAACCGGAGCCGGAGATGGTGATGATGAGCAAATTATTGTAAAATTGGAGCAGCTTGACGAGCGTTATCAAAAAATCATCTTTGTAGTAACCATTTATATGGGCAGAAAAAATAATCAGCATTTTGGCATGATTGATAATGCGTTTATCCGTGCGGTTGATGCAAGAGGAAAAGAAATTACAAAATACAGTCTTTCGGGTGATGCGAGCATGAACGGAATGTGTTCTATGGTTTTCGCTGAAGCATACAGACACAACGGCGACTGGAAATTCCGTGCTTTAGGTGAACCCAATCACACTGACAGTTTTGTAGATATTCTTAAAAACTATTCTTACTAA
- a CDS encoding TerD family protein → MAINLQKGQKIELGLTKMTIGLGWDPNESHAGGTFDLDASAIMIDSDRKLVGDEYFVFYNNLNSPDGALQHTGDDPDGKSSDGDDDEAIVIDLEKVDPRVEEILFVVTIEDFERKKQNFGMVRNSYIRVVDNNNQQEIAKYELDEDFSIETGVEFGRLYIRNGSWKFEASGIGYRADLGFFLEKYYKGQIIK, encoded by the coding sequence ATGGCGATTAATTTACAGAAAGGGCAAAAAATAGAATTAGGGCTTACAAAAATGACAATCGGTTTAGGATGGGATCCGAATGAGAGTCATGCAGGTGGTACTTTTGATTTGGATGCTTCAGCAATTATGATTGACTCCGACAGAAAGCTTGTTGGTGACGAGTATTTTGTTTTTTATAATAACTTAAATTCTCCAGACGGAGCTTTACAACATACAGGAGATGATCCCGATGGGAAAAGTAGTGATGGAGATGATGATGAAGCTATTGTTATCGATCTTGAAAAAGTAGATCCAAGAGTGGAAGAAATTCTTTTTGTGGTAACGATTGAAGATTTCGAAAGAAAAAAACAAAACTTCGGAATGGTAAGAAACTCGTACATCAGGGTTGTTGATAATAATAACCAGCAGGAAATTGCAAAATATGAATTAGATGAAGATTTTTCTATTGAAACCGGCGTTGAATTCGGACGTCTTTACATAAGAAACGGAAGCTGGAAATTTGAAGCTTCAGGGATTGGGTACAGAGCAGATCTTGGTTTCTTTTTAGAGAAATACTATAAAGGTCAAATCATCAAATAA
- a CDS encoding TerY-C metal binding domain-containing protein, with protein MMRRLPIYFLVDISESMIGEPIDQVQEGISTIVRELKKDPYSLETVWISVVGFAGEAEVITPLQDIISFYPPKIPVGSGTSLAKGLFKVMDCIDKDIVKTTYDRKGDWKPLVFLFTDGVPTDDAQIAIEKWNKNYHRKPNTIAISIGDNTNYKLLGSLSDNVLLFNNNSENSYKEFFKWVTDSIKTTSQSVTEANKEGINLSKIDHSILEKVDPEAQQRFPDNNFVVLNGKCSDSKKPYLIKYKKAFTDSGIAGMQTRYYRLEGTYRIDDASYYRLSSAQKSSQKISVEELHGAPSCPHCANPIALATCSCGGIHCLKGEGYNECPWCGTGDHYGFSNEGFDINRTLG; from the coding sequence ATGATGAGAAGACTTCCCATTTATTTTTTGGTAGATATTTCCGAATCGATGATTGGCGAGCCGATTGATCAGGTTCAGGAAGGTATTTCAACCATTGTAAGAGAACTAAAAAAAGATCCCTATTCATTAGAAACCGTCTGGATTTCCGTTGTTGGTTTTGCCGGTGAAGCAGAAGTGATTACGCCGTTGCAGGATATTATTTCCTTTTATCCGCCGAAAATTCCTGTAGGAAGCGGAACTTCTTTGGCGAAAGGTCTCTTTAAAGTAATGGATTGTATCGATAAAGACATTGTAAAAACCACTTACGACAGAAAGGGTGACTGGAAACCTCTTGTTTTTCTTTTTACAGATGGTGTTCCGACCGATGATGCACAAATTGCCATCGAAAAATGGAATAAAAACTATCACAGAAAACCAAATACGATTGCCATTTCTATTGGGGACAATACCAATTATAAATTGTTGGGTTCGCTTTCAGATAACGTCTTGTTGTTTAATAACAATTCAGAAAATTCTTACAAAGAGTTTTTCAAATGGGTAACAGATTCCATTAAGACGACAAGCCAAAGCGTGACGGAAGCCAATAAAGAAGGAATCAATCTATCTAAAATCGACCACAGTATTTTAGAAAAAGTTGATCCCGAAGCTCAGCAAAGATTTCCAGATAATAATTTTGTAGTGTTAAACGGAAAATGTTCAGATTCCAAGAAACCATATCTAATTAAATATAAAAAAGCATTTACCGACTCCGGAATTGCAGGGATGCAGACCCGATATTACCGATTGGAAGGTACGTACAGAATAGACGATGCTTCGTATTACCGACTTTCTTCGGCACAGAAAAGCAGTCAGAAAATTTCTGTGGAAGAACTTCATGGTGCTCCGTCTTGCCCACATTGTGCTAATCCGATTGCTTTGGCGACTTGTTCTTGTGGTGGAATTCACTGTTTAAAAGGTGAAGGCTACAACGAATGTCCTTGGTGCGGAACCGGCGATCATTACGGATTCAGCAATGAAGGGTTTGATATCAACCGAACTTTAGGCTAA